In Candidatus Azobacteroides pseudotrichonymphae genomovar. CFP2, one DNA window encodes the following:
- a CDS encoding replication initiation protein, with the protein MKDLKVIGQEKKIETIVLNRTLSNKDVIQSYILTTARYDLSVYEKRILYGIVECFQAELTGKKIDKDFSISPEMFGDVLIEMSFSLLLVDGDDKNHYQIKKALYSLLDKKILRDNDREWEAFTLIVKPKINKYDRIIRFRLHEEVYEALLDFSKGYRKYELKTAMAFNSIYSMRFYELLSGQKKPLTYSIEDLKAMFRLEKKYKDVGVFRSRVIDPAQRELDLKSPYSFTYQLEHEKERTNPKGGRKKVVAITFTPVYRSENRNSILEYKDLCRTVVLSDVLLPEEQHFFVSLGFTEQELKSKYYNLLIDVEKARRQGRILITPVLFDYAKNKKNPKTYALKALRNEIRGWKEELSKQNQDKLSKQLQQEVKTYHQDKQSIHYFLKDYLGFSGEELDKAFEYVSTHGDHDCLDELIHSCNKDKEKMKASLQKSIQSIGSVGQRKKALKAAPKTALKTVSKVTSLEQKEDQTKDELIVNEETVNEEQIVIVSNQDQKKQEAIPHNVVQPSRGSYIGKFIRNGMKRIRNYFHIH; encoded by the coding sequence TTGAAAGATTTGAAAGTAATAGGACAGGAGAAAAAAATAGAGACAATTGTTTTAAATAGGACTTTGAGTAATAAAGATGTAATTCAATCTTATATCTTAACTACAGCTAGATATGATTTATCTGTATATGAAAAACGTATTCTGTATGGAATAGTGGAATGTTTCCAAGCTGAACTAACAGGGAAAAAAATAGATAAGGATTTTTCTATCAGTCCTGAGATGTTTGGAGATGTACTTATTGAGATGTCTTTTTCTTTGTTATTGGTTGATGGAGATGACAAAAACCATTATCAAATCAAAAAGGCTCTCTATTCATTATTGGATAAAAAGATATTACGTGACAATGATAGAGAATGGGAAGCATTTACATTAATTGTAAAGCCAAAAATTAACAAATATGATCGTATTATTAGATTTCGTTTGCATGAGGAAGTATATGAGGCTTTATTAGATTTTTCTAAAGGATATAGGAAGTATGAACTGAAGACTGCAATGGCGTTTAATAGCATCTACTCTATGCGATTTTATGAATTATTATCAGGGCAGAAGAAACCCTTAACCTATAGCATAGAAGATCTGAAGGCTATGTTTCGGCTAGAAAAAAAATACAAAGATGTAGGAGTTTTTCGTTCTCGTGTGATTGACCCAGCTCAAAGAGAGTTAGATTTGAAATCTCCGTACAGCTTCACCTATCAGTTAGAACACGAGAAAGAACGTACTAATCCCAAAGGAGGTAGGAAGAAAGTTGTGGCTATCACCTTTACCCCTGTCTATCGTTCAGAGAATCGTAATAGCATATTGGAATACAAAGACCTTTGTAGAACAGTTGTTCTTTCTGATGTTCTTCTGCCAGAGGAGCAACATTTCTTTGTTTCATTAGGCTTTACTGAACAGGAACTGAAAAGTAAGTATTACAACTTGCTTATTGACGTAGAGAAAGCAAGGAGACAAGGACGAATATTGATTACTCCTGTTCTTTTTGATTATGCCAAAAACAAGAAGAACCCGAAGACCTATGCCCTCAAAGCCTTGAGGAATGAGATTAGGGGGTGGAAAGAAGAATTGTCTAAGCAGAATCAGGATAAGCTATCTAAGCAATTACAGCAGGAGGTCAAGACATATCATCAGGATAAACAAAGCATCCATTATTTTCTCAAAGATTATTTAGGATTTTCAGGAGAAGAACTAGACAAGGCATTTGAATATGTTTCAACTCATGGAGATCATGACTGTTTGGATGAACTGATTCATTCTTGTAATAAGGATAAGGAGAAAATGAAGGCTTCATTACAAAAAAGCATTCAATCCATCGGATCAGTTGGCCAACGAAAGAAAGCCCTTAAGGCTGCTCCTAAGACTGCTCTTAAAACTGTTTCTAAGGTTACTTCATTAGAACAGAAAGAGGATCAGACGAAAGATGAGCTAATTGTGAATGAAGAAACAGTGAATGAAGAACAGATAGTCATCGTTTCCAATCAAGATCAAAAAAAACAGGAAGCGATTCCGCATAATGTCGTTCAGCCTAGTAGAGGGTCCTATATAGGGAAATTCATCCGAAACGGGATGAAAAGAATAAGGAACTATTTTCATATCCATTAA
- a CDS encoding DUF805 domain-containing protein, with amino-acid sequence MQDILISIFKTLTGFFSFSGRISRKEFIMSFLTAFLGFCILGKIEPSCISDSGLITEHCFESRFSILWIILFWFMFAQRTKRCHDLGHSGWWQMIPLYELWLLCAKGQEGKNEYGEDPQALEEDLSSQKED; translated from the coding sequence ATGCAGGATATACTGATAAGCATATTTAAGACATTAACAGGATTCTTCTCGTTTAGTGGACGAATCAGTAGAAAGGAGTTTATCATGAGCTTTCTAACTGCTTTTTTAGGATTTTGTATACTAGGGAAGATCGAACCGTCTTGCATATCTGATTCTGGTCTTATAACAGAACACTGCTTTGAATCGAGGTTCTCCATTCTATGGATAATCTTGTTTTGGTTTATGTTTGCCCAACGAACTAAACGTTGTCATGATCTAGGACATAGCGGTTGGTGGCAAATGATTCCCTTGTATGAGCTATGGCTTTTGTGTGCTAAGGGACAGGAAGGAAAGAACGAATACGGTGAAGATCCACAAGCATTGGAAGAAGACTTGTCTTCTCAAAAAGAAGATTAA
- a CDS encoding PD-(D/E)XK nuclease-like domain-containing protein: MGTEETNNTIEIVRQIYQDDYYKLKGHLNHSMLCIYQEDPVLFWDLWYGRKEPDPESAAMAFGKMVHSAILTPEEFQNEYSLMEGSMPKSINMEKFCEAVIEGKTLTDAYMANYRVLPKDAPAKAKELYNELKGYIRCKQEGKPPISEEDMSRINTILTNYKDHQGVQEVINKGDNAMNELEVRFQHDCGLPCKSKLDRIQWDMKEKRVWIIDLKTSSHNPTQFVREVERGMNSYLQQLAYYTMAMKETYHLYNDWIFEYYLIYIGSRTCNVYLVRVGEILEDRIWKIDEDICAIHEKIERGENQSRVERIGVDFETRGR; encoded by the coding sequence ATGGGAACTGAAGAAACAAACAACACAATAGAGATTGTAAGACAGATATACCAAGATGATTACTATAAGCTGAAGGGCCACCTTAATCACAGTATGCTATGTATTTATCAAGAAGACCCGGTTCTATTTTGGGATTTGTGGTACGGTCGGAAAGAACCTGATCCAGAAAGTGCAGCGATGGCATTTGGCAAGATGGTACACTCTGCTATCCTTACACCTGAAGAATTCCAGAACGAATATTCGCTAATGGAAGGGAGCATGCCTAAGAGTATTAACATGGAAAAATTCTGTGAAGCTGTCATAGAAGGTAAGACACTTACCGATGCATACATGGCCAACTATAGGGTACTTCCGAAGGATGCACCTGCGAAAGCGAAAGAACTCTACAACGAATTGAAAGGTTATATAAGGTGCAAGCAGGAGGGTAAACCTCCAATCTCTGAAGAAGATATGAGTAGGATAAATACGATCCTTACTAACTACAAGGATCATCAGGGAGTTCAGGAAGTAATTAATAAAGGGGACAATGCTATGAACGAGCTGGAGGTGCGTTTCCAACATGACTGTGGGTTACCATGTAAATCGAAGCTGGACCGTATTCAGTGGGATATGAAAGAAAAGAGGGTATGGATCATTGATCTAAAGACCTCTTCGCACAATCCAACTCAGTTTGTGAGAGAGGTAGAAAGAGGGATGAACAGCTATCTACAACAATTAGCCTATTATACAATGGCAATGAAAGAGACCTATCATCTGTATAATGACTGGATATTTGAGTACTACCTTATCTATATAGGCTCTCGTACATGCAATGTCTATTTAGTTCGTGTGGGAGAAATACTAGAAGACAGAATTTGGAAGATAGATGAAGATATTTGTGCCATCCATGAAAAGATAGAGAGAGGAGAGAATCAATCTCGGGTAGAGAGAATAGGGGTGGACTTTGAAACAAGAGGTAGGTAG
- a CDS encoding CHC2 zinc finger domain-containing protein has translation MKVKRRIRSFKMKKHNNIRFESSDTLVAILKYYRVKLNAVKNQKYKYDALTPFKNEKVPSFKVFPPNDTKYARFHCFSTGMTGNVYDFVMKMEHCDKDAATKKILEILGVPIGHHIDLNFKLATRLLYTIRDKNDSKPFDKNMFNIFAGVYSQYKQLYGKLDKEAHKSIKNNMLLASVDRYVPKELDIPLIDFYSFILLAEKAEKKIIEELTPDLKAEAELVVSGKISNQTEPLKANTDEDVVLAKESVHQKANIANSISYNLQMLGGIRILERQYEQPKLSTYRMLECNSVYNGLYTYGLTQITDTQSFPFMLSSPVKLSGNSENNAYCRNYSDTYRDGFNFDGIYMTGENTTTSHSISSLDFSTFQASNTWTQSDNRFDYSLINNFEITSAILYNNPSSVVKETNFEHKASTHCTNTKESIVDLEPPKLPELIDGYSKEMLEIWRKLGVTEELLIKYNVKETKDHRIAYLCSEDETIYQLYNILKLKRYIRYNHIARGHIKKFVFGWRELEKLIESGKNNDMLCIVTKSPKDALVLLSMKFDSIAPMSEGFSLPEEVMKKLVNSYTKIIFLYDNDEIGRKKAKERVAELLDRKPSGKETKIIKIFFPKDDKGKDVSDRVSNMGYAGMEVEEAVKTVKNEIEQLIANENGGVLRVKKEAEPIIANTADVTQEQITKKDRIIKGSSKRSRLISSINDECTQEYSKEFLDGLCISKEDLKQLDIWEHKKTKCAILILDVLQTFDTNKRKHDISYVYHAYNWQYTNSKISDSPGAKDYLFLMNLLHKKFPGSDELMADKPLVIASSPEDARTIYSNRTDYYVVGVIDKDFHFGEEQRYYMCYITNKFSSVTVLDMPSLAEELNNFAKEERIMPFKARIDTFEEFMKLENEELAKELS, from the coding sequence ATGAAAGTCAAACGCAGAATAAGGAGTTTTAAGATGAAAAAACATAATAATATCCGATTTGAGTCATCTGACACACTTGTGGCGATTCTCAAATACTATAGGGTCAAACTGAACGCAGTTAAGAATCAAAAATATAAATATGATGCATTAACCCCTTTTAAAAATGAGAAGGTTCCCTCTTTTAAGGTATTCCCTCCTAATGATACGAAATATGCACGCTTCCATTGTTTCTCTACTGGAATGACAGGAAACGTATATGATTTCGTTATGAAGATGGAGCATTGTGATAAAGATGCTGCCACAAAGAAGATCCTAGAAATACTAGGCGTCCCTATAGGGCATCATATAGACTTAAATTTTAAACTTGCAACTCGTCTTCTCTATACAATACGAGACAAAAATGACAGTAAGCCTTTTGACAAAAACATGTTTAATATCTTCGCAGGCGTGTATAGTCAGTATAAGCAATTATATGGCAAATTGGACAAAGAGGCACATAAATCTATAAAAAATAACATGCTACTGGCATCAGTAGACAGATACGTCCCAAAAGAATTGGATATTCCCCTTATAGATTTTTATAGCTTCATCCTGTTGGCAGAGAAGGCAGAGAAAAAGATCATAGAGGAACTTACACCTGATTTAAAAGCCGAAGCCGAGTTGGTTGTAAGCGGTAAGATCTCTAACCAAACAGAACCTTTGAAAGCCAATACAGACGAAGATGTCGTATTAGCAAAAGAGAGTGTACATCAGAAGGCGAACATAGCGAATTCTATTAGCTATAACTTACAGATGCTTGGGGGAATACGGATACTTGAAAGACAGTATGAACAACCAAAACTATCAACTTATCGCATGTTAGAATGTAATAGTGTTTATAATGGGCTTTATACTTATGGTTTGACTCAGATAACTGATACACAGTCTTTTCCTTTCATGTTATCTAGTCCTGTAAAACTTAGTGGTAATTCAGAGAACAATGCATATTGCCGGAATTATTCCGATACATACAGAGATGGTTTCAATTTTGATGGAATATATATGACTGGAGAAAATACTACAACATCGCATTCAATCAGTTCGTTGGACTTTTCTACATTCCAAGCAAGCAATACATGGACACAATCAGATAATAGATTTGATTATTCTTTAATTAACAACTTTGAAATAACATCAGCCATATTATATAACAACCCGAGTTCAGTGGTTAAGGAAACAAATTTTGAACACAAGGCAAGTACCCACTGTACTAATACCAAAGAGAGTATCGTAGATCTTGAGCCTCCAAAGCTTCCAGAGCTTATAGATGGATACTCTAAAGAAATGTTGGAGATATGGAGAAAATTGGGTGTAACAGAGGAGTTGCTAATAAAATACAATGTAAAGGAAACAAAAGATCATCGCATAGCTTACCTATGCTCAGAGGACGAGACAATATATCAGCTTTATAATATACTAAAGCTGAAAAGGTACATAAGATACAATCACATAGCTCGTGGACATATAAAGAAGTTCGTCTTTGGTTGGAGGGAGTTAGAAAAGCTAATAGAAAGTGGGAAAAATAACGACATGCTCTGCATTGTAACCAAATCTCCTAAGGATGCATTGGTACTCTTATCTATGAAATTTGATTCAATAGCCCCAATGAGTGAAGGTTTCAGTCTCCCAGAAGAGGTAATGAAAAAACTAGTGAATAGCTACACTAAAATCATCTTCCTCTATGACAATGACGAAATTGGAAGAAAAAAAGCCAAAGAAAGAGTAGCGGAACTACTAGACCGGAAGCCATCAGGGAAAGAAACAAAAATCATAAAGATCTTCTTCCCTAAAGACGATAAAGGTAAAGACGTCAGCGACAGAGTTAGCAACATGGGATATGCAGGTATGGAAGTGGAAGAGGCAGTTAAAACTGTAAAAAATGAGATTGAGCAACTGATCGCTAACGAAAATGGTGGTGTATTAAGGGTGAAAAAAGAAGCTGAACCAATAATTGCGAATACTGCTGATGTAACTCAAGAACAGATTACAAAGAAAGATAGGATAATTAAAGGTTCTTCTAAACGATCAAGACTTATTTCTTCTATCAATGATGAATGTACACAGGAGTATTCTAAAGAATTCTTGGATGGCCTTTGTATTTCAAAAGAAGATCTTAAACAATTAGATATATGGGAACATAAAAAAACTAAGTGTGCAATTCTTATCCTGGATGTATTGCAAACATTTGATACAAATAAAAGAAAACATGATATCTCCTATGTATATCACGCATACAACTGGCAGTACACAAATAGTAAAATATCTGATTCCCCAGGCGCCAAGGACTACCTTTTCTTAATGAACTTACTTCACAAGAAATTTCCAGGATCAGATGAATTAATGGCAGATAAACCTCTCGTTATTGCGTCCTCACCCGAAGATGCCCGAACCATTTATTCAAATCGCACAGATTATTATGTTGTAGGAGTAATAGATAAGGACTTCCATTTTGGTGAGGAACAGAGATATTACATGTGTTACATTACAAATAAATTCTCCTCTGTTACTGTATTGGATATGCCGAGTCTAGCCGAAGAACTTAATAACTTTGCCAAAGAAGAGAGAATTATGCCATTCAAGGCCCGTATAGACACGTTTGAAGAGTTTATGAAACTAGAGAACGAAGAACTAGCGAAAGAACTGTCTTAA